One Mycolicibacterium crocinum DNA window includes the following coding sequences:
- the ppsA gene encoding phosphoenolpyruvate synthase, which translates to MPNRYVEDISNLSMSDAEEAGGKGANLGEMVAAALPVPPGFVLLRDCYRASMTAGGVADELNAAHRAALADVRPEELTDMCHRMQALVAKAGMSDEVREPVLAAYRRLGPDAVVAVRSSATGEDGRDASFAGMNATITNVSSEQQLLDAVQECWASLFSPRVVTYRASRKFTGDPAMAVVVQTMIPSERAGVAFTADPTTGARDRVVVEAAFGQGEVVVSGSVEPDTYVVAKDTGEIVSQRLGNKAIKIVRGADGRDQQITLPEAEARAQVLTDRELRDIVAMAIASERHSGCPQDTEWAIAAGKIWMLQTRPITTLHPATTSSSEGHEVIARGLPAAPGLATGAVRVLSNPAEGSALVDGEVLVAKMTNPDWLPTMRRASALVTDTGGMTCHAAIVARELGVPCIVGARTATTDLKVGTVVTVDGTHGHVLAGRAVGGAQSTPVVEPTAAAVTATEVTATKVYVNLAMPDSAQRVAAQDVDGVGLLRAEFILTEALSNRHPRDLIARGEGESLVSSLANAVGQIASAFAPRPVVYRATDFRTNEFRHLEGGEAYEPVEHNPMIGYRGCYRYVKEPDVFALELRALARVREQFPNLHLMIPFVRTKWELEECLSLVDASPLGRQRGLHRWVMAEVPSVVHWLPEYVGMGIDGVSIGSNDLTQLMLGVDRDSDVCAELFDESDAAVLDAIGQIISTARRLGITSSLCGQAPSTKPAFAEHLVRMGITSVSVNPDAVGQARRTIAAAERRLLLEAALAGDGNRSR; encoded by the coding sequence ATGCCGAACCGCTACGTCGAAGACATCAGCAACCTGAGTATGAGCGACGCGGAGGAAGCCGGCGGCAAGGGCGCCAACCTCGGCGAGATGGTGGCCGCGGCGCTGCCGGTACCACCGGGTTTCGTGCTGCTGCGCGACTGCTACCGGGCCTCGATGACCGCCGGCGGCGTCGCCGACGAGCTCAACGCCGCCCACCGCGCCGCATTGGCCGACGTCCGGCCCGAAGAGCTCACCGACATGTGCCATCGCATGCAGGCTCTGGTGGCCAAGGCGGGCATGTCCGACGAGGTTCGCGAACCCGTGCTGGCCGCCTACCGCCGGCTCGGCCCGGACGCTGTGGTGGCGGTGCGCTCGTCGGCGACCGGTGAAGACGGCCGGGATGCGTCCTTCGCGGGGATGAATGCCACCATCACCAATGTCAGCTCCGAGCAACAACTCCTGGATGCGGTGCAGGAATGCTGGGCGTCGCTGTTCAGCCCGCGCGTGGTCACCTATCGCGCCAGCCGCAAGTTCACCGGCGACCCGGCCATGGCCGTCGTCGTGCAGACCATGATTCCGTCCGAGCGCGCCGGCGTCGCCTTCACCGCCGATCCGACAACGGGTGCACGGGACCGCGTCGTCGTCGAAGCCGCCTTCGGCCAAGGCGAGGTGGTGGTGTCGGGATCCGTGGAGCCCGACACCTATGTGGTCGCCAAGGACACCGGCGAGATCGTCTCGCAGCGCCTGGGGAACAAGGCGATCAAGATCGTCCGCGGCGCCGACGGTCGGGACCAGCAGATCACATTGCCCGAAGCCGAGGCCCGAGCGCAGGTGCTCACCGACCGGGAGCTGCGCGACATCGTGGCGATGGCGATCGCGAGCGAACGGCACAGCGGCTGTCCGCAGGACACCGAGTGGGCGATCGCGGCGGGCAAGATCTGGATGTTGCAGACCCGGCCGATCACCACGCTGCATCCGGCCACCACGTCGAGTTCGGAAGGCCACGAGGTGATCGCGCGCGGACTGCCCGCCGCCCCGGGTCTGGCCACGGGCGCGGTCCGGGTGTTGAGCAACCCCGCCGAGGGCAGCGCGCTGGTCGACGGCGAGGTGCTGGTGGCCAAGATGACCAACCCGGACTGGTTGCCGACCATGCGCCGCGCCTCGGCGCTGGTGACCGACACCGGCGGGATGACCTGTCACGCCGCGATCGTTGCCCGCGAACTGGGCGTGCCCTGCATCGTCGGCGCGCGCACCGCGACCACGGACCTCAAGGTCGGCACCGTTGTGACGGTCGACGGCACGCACGGTCACGTGCTGGCCGGCCGCGCGGTCGGCGGAGCCCAGAGCACGCCGGTCGTCGAACCGACGGCCGCTGCGGTCACCGCCACGGAAGTCACCGCGACCAAGGTCTACGTCAACCTCGCCATGCCCGACAGCGCTCAACGGGTCGCCGCCCAGGACGTGGACGGCGTCGGACTGCTGCGCGCGGAGTTCATCCTCACCGAGGCACTGTCCAACCGGCATCCGCGTGACCTGATTGCCCGCGGTGAGGGCGAATCGCTGGTGAGCTCGCTGGCGAACGCAGTCGGTCAGATTGCGTCGGCGTTCGCGCCCCGGCCGGTCGTCTACCGCGCCACCGACTTCCGCACCAACGAGTTTCGTCATCTGGAGGGCGGCGAGGCGTACGAGCCCGTCGAGCACAACCCGATGATCGGTTACCGCGGTTGCTACCGCTACGTCAAGGAGCCCGACGTCTTCGCCCTCGAGTTGCGGGCGCTGGCACGAGTGCGGGAGCAATTCCCCAATCTGCACTTGATGATTCCGTTCGTTCGGACGAAGTGGGAACTCGAGGAGTGCCTGTCGCTGGTCGACGCCAGTCCCCTGGGCCGCCAGCGCGGGCTGCACCGGTGGGTGATGGCCGAGGTGCCGTCGGTGGTGCACTGGTTACCGGAGTACGTCGGAATGGGCATCGACGGGGTGTCGATCGGCAGCAACGATCTGACCCAGCTGATGCTCGGCGTCGATCGGGACTCCGATGTGTGCGCGGAACTGTTCGACGAATCGGACGCCGCGGTGCTCGACGCCATCGGGCAGATCATTTCCACCGCCCGTCGATTGGGGATAACCTCTTCGCTGTGCGGTCAAGCACCCTCTACCAAGCCGGCATTCGCCGAACATCTTGTGCGGATGGGCATTACCTCTGTTTCGGTCAACCCCGATGCGGTCGGGCAGGCCCGGCGCACGATCGCCGCGGCCGAGCGACGTCTGCTCCTGGAAGCGGCGCTGGCCGGTGACGGTAACCGTTCCCGATGA
- a CDS encoding AAA family ATPase, whose protein sequence is MGWHPRIAETHTGMVFLVGDRAYKIKKPVLTDFLDFSTVERRESACADEVALNRRLAPDSYLGVAHFTDADGVAEPVIVMRRHPDELRLATMVIRDEPVEDHLAAVAVILARFHAEAARSREVDAQGRVDAIAARWQENLVELQRYAERGDAGIDADMVAEIERLSTQFITGRSVMFARRISDHKIVDGHADLRADDIFCLPDGPALLDCLEFDDCLRYVDVVDDAAFLAMDLEFLGRTDLAEMFKRRYVKSSGDDAPDSLWHFYIAYRAVVRAKVDCIRHEQQDEGAVADARRHLAIARDHLRAGAVRLILVGGGPGTGKTTLSRALAEEIGAQVISTDDVRAEMVRLGEIAGTPGVLDEGLYTGENIDAVYDGVLRRAHLSLCEGRSVVLDGTWQDPRHRALARSMAADSGAVEIEFACTAPLDATVARVKDRVQTTSQVTPEITVALADRGDDVWPDAHPIDTTGPQADSLAQAKEICALAL, encoded by the coding sequence ATGGGATGGCACCCGCGGATCGCTGAAACGCACACGGGAATGGTGTTCTTGGTCGGTGACCGGGCGTACAAGATCAAGAAGCCGGTCCTCACCGATTTCCTCGACTTCTCCACCGTCGAGCGCCGCGAGTCCGCGTGCGCCGACGAGGTGGCGCTGAACCGCCGCCTGGCACCCGACAGTTACCTCGGCGTCGCCCACTTCACCGACGCCGACGGGGTCGCCGAACCGGTGATCGTCATGCGTCGCCACCCCGACGAGCTGCGACTGGCGACGATGGTGATCCGCGACGAACCGGTCGAGGATCACCTGGCCGCGGTGGCGGTGATACTCGCGCGATTCCATGCTGAGGCGGCGCGGAGCCGGGAGGTGGACGCCCAGGGCCGGGTCGACGCGATCGCCGCGCGCTGGCAGGAGAACCTGGTCGAGCTGCAGCGCTACGCCGAGCGCGGGGACGCCGGAATCGACGCCGATATGGTCGCCGAAATCGAGCGACTGTCAACGCAATTCATCACAGGCCGGTCGGTCATGTTCGCCCGCCGCATCAGCGACCACAAGATCGTCGACGGCCACGCCGACCTGCGGGCCGACGACATCTTCTGCTTACCGGACGGTCCGGCCCTACTGGACTGCCTCGAGTTCGACGATTGCCTGCGCTACGTCGACGTCGTCGACGACGCGGCGTTCCTGGCGATGGATCTGGAGTTCCTCGGCCGCACTGATCTGGCGGAGATGTTTAAGCGTCGCTACGTGAAGTCATCGGGCGACGATGCCCCGGACTCGCTGTGGCACTTTTACATTGCCTACCGCGCGGTCGTGCGCGCCAAGGTCGACTGCATCCGCCACGAGCAGCAGGACGAAGGTGCCGTCGCCGACGCACGGCGCCATCTGGCGATCGCGCGTGACCACTTGCGCGCGGGAGCGGTGCGACTGATCCTGGTCGGGGGCGGCCCCGGCACCGGCAAGACCACGTTGTCGCGGGCCCTGGCAGAAGAAATCGGCGCACAGGTGATCTCCACTGACGACGTGCGCGCCGAGATGGTGCGACTCGGCGAGATTGCCGGCACGCCAGGGGTTCTCGACGAGGGGCTCTACACCGGCGAGAACATCGACGCGGTGTACGACGGTGTGTTGCGCCGGGCCCATCTGAGCCTGTGCGAAGGGCGAAGCGTCGTCCTCGACGGAACCTGGCAGGATCCCCGCCACCGCGCGCTGGCCCGGAGCATGGCCGCCGACAGCGGCGCGGTGGAAATCGAGTTCGCCTGCACCGCACCCCTGGATGCCACCGTCGCCCGCGTCAAAGACCGGGTGCAGACCACGTCGCAGGTGACACCCGAGATCACGGTCGCCCTGGCCGATCGCGGCGACGACGTCTGGCCAGACGCGCACCCCATCGATACCACCGGCCCGCAGGCCGATTCCCTGGCACAGGCCAAGGAAATCTGCGCGCTGGCCCTATAA
- a CDS encoding Acg family FMN-binding oxidoreductase, which translates to MAMSALDPQVIANAVELACRAPSVHNSQPWQWVAEGPSLKLFLDASRVPHATDLSGREAVISCGAVLDHLRVAVAAAGWQAIISKFPNPNEPDHLATVDFSALEFVTDAVRRRADAILARRTDRLPLAPPPDWTSFEAVLRSTIDTDGVTLRVLPDSLRPQLAEASRLTESLRRYDASYHAELAWWTAPYEVSDGVPYSSLVSVAERDRVDVARVFPATEHPDRRPEVSHDQSTIVVLSTYEDSRRAALDCGEVLSDVLLEATEAGLATCTLTHLTELEASRDVVRALTGAEDNPQLLIRIGLAPVIAQTPPVTPRRPLRDVLEFRR; encoded by the coding sequence ATGGCCATGTCGGCGCTCGATCCCCAGGTGATCGCGAACGCGGTGGAGTTGGCGTGCCGGGCACCCTCGGTGCACAACAGTCAGCCGTGGCAGTGGGTTGCCGAAGGGCCTTCGCTGAAACTGTTTCTCGATGCCAGCCGGGTGCCGCACGCCACCGATCTGTCCGGCCGGGAGGCCGTGATCAGCTGCGGCGCCGTCCTCGACCATCTCCGGGTGGCCGTCGCCGCCGCAGGCTGGCAGGCGATCATCTCGAAGTTTCCCAATCCCAACGAACCCGACCATCTTGCGACGGTCGACTTCAGTGCGCTGGAGTTCGTCACTGATGCCGTGCGCAGGCGCGCCGATGCGATCCTGGCCCGGCGCACGGACCGGCTACCGCTGGCGCCACCACCGGATTGGACGTCGTTCGAGGCGGTACTGCGCAGCACGATCGACACCGATGGGGTCACGCTGCGGGTATTGCCCGACTCGCTGCGTCCGCAACTGGCCGAGGCGTCCCGCCTGACCGAGTCGCTGCGCCGCTACGACGCCTCCTATCACGCCGAATTGGCCTGGTGGACAGCGCCGTACGAGGTATCCGACGGCGTCCCCTACAGCAGCCTGGTGTCGGTCGCCGAGCGCGATCGGGTCGACGTCGCCCGCGTCTTCCCGGCCACCGAACACCCCGACCGGCGCCCGGAGGTCTCCCACGACCAGTCCACGATCGTGGTGCTCTCGACCTACGAGGATTCGCGACGTGCCGCTCTGGACTGCGGAGAGGTGCTCTCCGACGTGCTGCTGGAGGCCACCGAGGCCGGCTTGGCCACGTGCACGCTGACCCATCTCACCGAGTTGGAGGCCAGTCGTGACGTGGTCCGTGCGCTGACCGGTGCCGAAGACAATCCGCAACTGCTGATCCGTATCGGGCTGGCGCCGGTGATCGCGCAAACACCCCCGGTCACCCCGCGCCGGCCGTTGCGGGACGTCCTCGAGTTTCGCCGATGA
- a CDS encoding erythromycin esterase family protein, with translation MTTARTTSQQHPRRIFRDRREAGRVLAHLLDGYRGRAGLVVLGLARGGVPVAWEVAAALGAPLDTFIVRKLGAPGHAEFAMGALASGGRVVVNDDVIRALRVTTQDLRDATEREARELVRREAAYRGGRPPLDLAAKTVILVDDGLATGASMLAAVQALREMDPAEIVIAVPAAPQSTCREFAGLVDDLVCASMPTPFLAVGESFWNFEQVTDDEVRELLATPTVGIGTARLRIAETPAEVIGRCAVDAPSGVPPREALEEIVGDARVVLIGESSHGTREFYEARAEITKWLIEEKGFCAVAAEADWPDAYRVNRYVRGRGDDASADDALKGFERFPAWMWRNTTVRDFAGWLRTHNAQCRADGRREAGFYGLDLYSLHRSMQEVIDYLENVDPDAAQRARERYACFDHAGADDGQAYGFAAAFGAGMSCERQVVDQLVELQRTGLQYARRDGLLAEDELFYAQQNAQTVRNAEVYYRSMFGSRVSSWNLRDQHMFQTLKALRAHLHHHDGEPARIVVWAHNSHVGDARATEVGADGQLTLGQLVREGYGEQAVLIGFTTYSGTVTAASEWGGVAERKVVRPALNGSIEELLHEVDRPEFLVSALLSREAAEPLDTVRLGRAIGVIYQPATERQSHYYHVRPGEQFDAIIHIDRTTALQPLERNSVWVEGETPETYPTGL, from the coding sequence ATGACCACGGCACGAACGACATCGCAGCAGCATCCGCGACGAATCTTCCGTGATCGTCGAGAAGCCGGCCGCGTCCTGGCGCACTTGTTGGACGGTTATCGCGGTCGTGCCGGCCTCGTGGTGCTGGGGCTGGCCCGCGGCGGCGTGCCGGTGGCATGGGAGGTCGCGGCGGCGCTGGGGGCTCCACTGGACACGTTCATCGTGCGCAAGCTGGGCGCACCGGGGCACGCCGAGTTCGCCATGGGTGCGTTGGCTTCCGGCGGGCGGGTGGTGGTCAATGACGACGTCATTCGGGCGCTGCGGGTGACGACTCAGGACTTGCGCGACGCCACCGAGCGGGAGGCTCGCGAGCTGGTTAGGCGCGAGGCTGCCTATCGTGGCGGGCGCCCGCCGCTGGATCTGGCGGCCAAGACGGTGATCCTCGTCGACGACGGCCTGGCCACCGGCGCCAGCATGCTCGCCGCCGTCCAGGCATTGCGGGAGATGGACCCGGCGGAGATCGTGATCGCCGTTCCCGCCGCGCCGCAATCGACCTGCCGCGAATTCGCCGGCCTGGTCGACGATCTCGTCTGCGCATCGATGCCCACCCCGTTCCTGGCCGTAGGGGAGTCGTTCTGGAACTTCGAGCAGGTCACCGACGACGAAGTTCGGGAACTGCTTGCCACTCCGACGGTCGGCATCGGCACCGCACGGCTGCGCATCGCGGAGACCCCCGCGGAGGTGATCGGCCGCTGTGCAGTCGATGCGCCCTCGGGCGTGCCCCCGCGAGAGGCGCTCGAGGAGATCGTCGGCGACGCGCGAGTCGTGCTGATCGGTGAGAGTTCGCACGGCACTCGCGAGTTCTATGAGGCACGAGCGGAGATCACGAAGTGGTTGATCGAAGAAAAGGGCTTCTGTGCGGTGGCCGCCGAGGCCGACTGGCCCGACGCGTACCGGGTGAATCGGTATGTCCGCGGCCGCGGCGACGATGCGTCGGCCGACGACGCGCTGAAGGGATTCGAGCGCTTCCCGGCCTGGATGTGGCGCAACACGACCGTCCGGGATTTCGCGGGCTGGCTGCGCACCCACAACGCGCAGTGCCGCGCCGACGGGCGACGTGAGGCGGGGTTCTACGGTCTCGACCTCTACAGCCTGCATCGGTCGATGCAGGAGGTCATCGACTACCTGGAGAACGTGGACCCCGACGCGGCGCAGCGGGCTCGGGAACGCTACGCCTGTTTCGATCACGCCGGTGCCGACGACGGTCAGGCCTACGGCTTCGCCGCCGCGTTCGGCGCCGGGATGTCCTGCGAGCGACAGGTTGTCGACCAATTGGTCGAACTGCAGCGCACCGGCCTGCAGTATGCGCGCCGTGACGGACTCCTCGCCGAAGACGAACTGTTCTACGCGCAGCAGAACGCGCAGACCGTGCGCAACGCCGAGGTCTATTACCGGTCGATGTTCGGTAGCCGGGTCTCCTCATGGAATCTGCGGGACCAGCACATGTTCCAGACCTTGAAGGCGTTACGCGCCCACCTGCATCACCACGACGGCGAACCCGCTCGAATCGTGGTGTGGGCGCACAACTCTCATGTCGGTGATGCCCGGGCCACCGAGGTGGGCGCCGACGGGCAGTTGACGCTGGGGCAGCTTGTCCGGGAGGGTTATGGCGAGCAGGCCGTGTTGATCGGATTCACCACCTACTCGGGCACGGTCACCGCCGCCAGCGAATGGGGTGGCGTGGCCGAGCGGAAGGTGGTCCGGCCGGCGCTCAACGGCAGCATCGAGGAATTGCTGCACGAGGTCGACCGTCCGGAGTTCCTGGTGTCGGCCCTGCTCAGTCGTGAAGCGGCCGAACCACTGGACACCGTTCGTCTCGGCCGCGCGATCGGCGTCATCTATCAACCCGCGACCGAACGGCAGAGTCACTACTACCACGTCCGGCCGGGTGAGCAGTTCGACGCCATCATTCACATCGATCGCACGACCGCCCTGCAACCGTTGGAACGCAACAGTGTCTGGGTTGAAGGCGAGACCCCCGAGACCTATCCGACCGGCCTGTGA
- a CDS encoding 1-phosphofructokinase family hexose kinase, giving the protein MNGPLIVTLTMNPALDVTAEAERVMPTDKIRCHTETYDAGGGGVNVARFARALGADVCAVLTSGGPIGAHLVELLDDARVPSTVVAVQGVTRQSFTVNESSTGRQYRFVLPGPVLTAEEQSRCLEILGTVAAGADFVVASGSLPPGAPTDFYQRVADLCRRHGARLILDTSGGGLRHITSGVFLLKPSVRELRECVGRQLVTEDEQIDAARELIDRGVADVIVVSLGADGALLVTGEQSCRFASIAVPTVSGVGAGDAMVAGIVVALSRGWDMDAAVRYGIAAATAKLQTAGTSAIEKDVVERYFGRVEAATAAVAECSDFGL; this is encoded by the coding sequence GTGAACGGGCCATTGATCGTCACCCTGACGATGAATCCGGCACTGGACGTGACCGCCGAGGCGGAGCGTGTCATGCCCACCGACAAGATCCGTTGCCACACAGAGACTTACGATGCCGGCGGTGGTGGGGTCAACGTCGCCCGCTTCGCGCGTGCACTCGGTGCCGACGTCTGTGCCGTGCTCACCTCGGGTGGTCCGATCGGGGCCCACCTCGTGGAGCTCCTCGACGACGCACGGGTGCCGAGCACCGTCGTCGCGGTGCAAGGCGTCACCAGGCAGAGCTTCACCGTCAACGAAAGCTCGACGGGCCGGCAGTACCGGTTCGTGCTGCCCGGCCCTGTGCTCACGGCCGAGGAACAGTCCCGCTGCCTCGAGATACTCGGAACTGTCGCGGCGGGAGCCGACTTCGTGGTCGCGAGCGGCAGCTTGCCGCCCGGCGCCCCGACAGACTTCTATCAGCGGGTGGCCGATCTGTGCCGGCGGCACGGCGCCCGCTTGATACTCGACACGTCCGGTGGGGGCCTGCGGCACATCACATCGGGTGTGTTTCTCCTGAAGCCGAGTGTGCGCGAGTTGCGGGAGTGTGTGGGTCGGCAACTGGTGACCGAGGACGAACAGATCGACGCCGCTCGGGAGTTGATCGACCGCGGCGTCGCGGACGTGATCGTGGTGTCGCTGGGCGCCGACGGCGCGTTGCTCGTGACGGGGGAGCAGAGCTGTCGCTTCGCCTCCATCGCCGTTCCCACCGTCAGCGGGGTCGGCGCCGGAGACGCGATGGTCGCCGGGATCGTCGTCGCGCTGTCTCGTGGGTGGGATATGGATGCCGCAGTCCGCTACGGCATCGCCGCTGCGACCGCGAAGCTGCAGACGGCCGGTACGTCGGCGATCGAGAAGGACGTGGTGGAGCGTTATTTCGGCCGCGTCGAAGCTGCGACGGCGGCGGTCGCCGAATGCAGTGACTTCGGACTCTGA